The genomic interval AGCACCTGCGTCCTTTCGTTAAACATTCCGGAACCTTTATTACAGAGTTCATTACTGTTTTAGGAACATTTTTACAGGGTTCTGGAAAGGTTATTTTTAAGTTCATCGCGATCATCTTAATGCTGATTGGTTCAGTACTTCTATTGAGTGATTTTGTGGCACTGGCTTCCATTCTTGGTGTGTGGTATTCAGGAGCCGTACAAGTATTCCCTTTTAATATTGTGAACGGATCTTACCTGACCATTTTCAGTATAGCTGCTTTCTTTACCATAGCGATCCCTTTATTGGGGGTGATTTTGCTTTCGGTAAGAGTTGCATTTAATAGCCGTCCTGTTCATCAGATGTTATCTTACGGTCTGCTTTTGATCTGGTTATGTGCACTTTCGGTTGGGATTTTCTTTATCGCAAAAACAGGTACAGAATTTAAAGAACAAGCTAATTTTACGCAGACTTTGCCATTAAAAGCTTATCCCGTTTATACACTGGAAGTTGATAAGACAATGTTTTTCAGTAAAGAAGATAGTTTACAATATCGTTTAAATTCAACTGATTTTATTGGGAAAATTATTCAGAAAGACCCTGAAAGATCCTCTGCTTCGCCCAGAAATGTATCGATCAGAATAGAGAAAAGTGAAGGGAGCGTGCCTGTGCTGATCCAGAGTTACAGTTCACAAGGACGGGATTTCGCGATCGCGTTAAACCACGCTAAAAACATCCGTTACGACTTTGCACAGCAGGACTCCTTGTTGAAATTTGGCCCTGAAGTACATCTCAAAAAACATGAATACTGGAGAGATCAGCGTGTTGAACTGCTGATTAAACTTCCGGTAGGCACTAAACTCCGGATCAATAAAAACCTGGATCGTTACCTGAATGGCTATTCACTTTGGGAATGTGATGAGGAAAATTTTGTAGACGATAGGTATGAAGGGGTAATGACT from Pedobacter sp. WC2423 carries:
- a CDS encoding PspC domain-containing protein: MKKTLNINIGNSIIHIEEDAYELLTAYLIEVKQHFGKSADDFEIVSDIENRIAEMFTEILHTQQKQVIELEDVQVVIGLMGSVKDFEEQSDEEPAAAYNHAYSSTFAERKIYRDTEDAMVAGVCAGLSHYLNMDVSIIRIVAALSVMLGGSGLVAYLVLWIAIPIASTRAERMAMKGEAANLQGFKRNFEEELSSLKDNLKHANEHLRPFVKHSGTFITEFITVLGTFLQGSGKVIFKFIAIILMLIGSVLLLSDFVALASILGVWYSGAVQVFPFNIVNGSYLTIFSIAAFFTIAIPLLGVILLSVRVAFNSRPVHQMLSYGLLLIWLCALSVGIFFIAKTGTEFKEQANFTQTLPLKAYPVYTLEVDKTMFFSKEDSLQYRLNSTDFIGKIIQKDPERSSASPRNVSIRIEKSEGSVPVLIQSYSSQGRDFAIALNHAKNIRYDFAQQDSLLKFGPEVHLKKHEYWRDQRVELLIKLPVGTKLRINKNLDRYLNGYSLWECDEENFVDDRYEGVMTEEGLQCQSEKK